In Pseudomonas hamedanensis, a single window of DNA contains:
- a CDS encoding leucine-rich repeat domain-containing protein, which produces MVGKPPRNPATGLSKKPDLDADGSRRPLNSETVLSPLPHLTEPRLAEIRPKPAIVDSVNPEQAISVSLMNPVADELIHATAGEALAGFRVLAPTNLMKVGSRGVWIFKGREYVAIADGQFVQVVTDPGSGLFRATNSRELEPSGPWLIPGDEGQLWRPLNSESVIFIDSISAQTAQLFRQMDRSVAQFSDATVGRMLAVSGVTESLLRDVLVNERPAPFLLKDTIRRFELDHLIQAEGHPIPSERFGRFKNLEEAFEADCDENTLRMRRVFPGLPKTAAQAIWRTTSASERLHMHNQPGMPQRVAQEILVALREIRLARAGEGLYLEAVSNPDSDRLMLHMLGNLANWPQQMRIEIRRGTTESDVLSAIGDARSPFRHVLIRQNDGYAIHRGDGSSPQGSKDLCSVLFLLLLPEQRQLLGVTKDGGAALRQLIRAQPLPTRAAVSKLLGLAPLPHVDLGTVQFGQRGQLHGGGDSQPASTKSVVERVHDLYPQLSHEEAAKFINERLKNDPAGVLIRLEKEFATLCDELAIWNADGPPPHTLVSEPEGATTQAERRQARERFSAKLRDIWQRKSVSKWGEGDYHFSYYVDFSGELPRLSTRFEYVTELILTVEKPGARMGAFLDSFPNVQSLGIFGIEIEEFPSGIFQMRQLSELTLDGCSLTLSEVTVEGLSRIETLTRLNLANNPLTVAPQVGYMAGLTGLMLSNANLSNVPSGIDAPRKLGVVALHDNNISDVGHELFEIPDTQDLFVGLANNPLSEASRQRISQYLENSSMDRKVEIQVEDVVSESDSDSESSESGISTGSDSD; this is translated from the coding sequence ATGGTTGGCAAACCACCCCGTAACCCTGCAACCGGCCTTTCGAAAAAACCGGATCTCGACGCTGACGGCTCGCGCCGGCCGCTGAACAGCGAAACAGTCCTTTCACCACTGCCGCACCTTACCGAGCCTCGACTTGCGGAGATCAGGCCGAAACCTGCGATTGTGGATTCGGTTAATCCCGAGCAGGCGATCAGCGTCAGTCTGATGAATCCCGTCGCAGATGAATTGATTCATGCCACAGCGGGGGAGGCGCTGGCGGGTTTCCGGGTGCTGGCGCCCACGAATTTGATGAAGGTCGGCTCTCGGGGCGTCTGGATATTCAAGGGGCGCGAATATGTCGCGATTGCCGATGGCCAGTTTGTTCAGGTCGTCACCGATCCAGGCAGCGGCCTGTTCAGGGCAACAAACTCCCGCGAACTCGAACCCTCCGGTCCATGGCTGATACCGGGCGATGAGGGGCAGTTGTGGCGCCCGCTCAATAGCGAGAGCGTCATTTTTATCGATTCGATATCAGCGCAAACCGCACAGCTTTTTCGCCAGATGGACCGTTCCGTAGCGCAGTTCAGCGACGCGACGGTCGGACGCATGTTAGCCGTGAGCGGGGTCACTGAATCGTTACTGCGCGATGTGCTCGTCAATGAACGTCCCGCACCTTTTTTGCTGAAGGACACCATCAGGCGATTCGAACTTGATCACCTGATTCAGGCAGAGGGGCACCCGATACCCTCTGAGCGGTTCGGCCGGTTCAAAAACCTGGAAGAAGCGTTCGAGGCCGACTGTGATGAAAACACTCTTCGCATGCGCCGGGTATTTCCGGGTCTGCCGAAAACCGCCGCACAAGCGATATGGCGCACCACCAGCGCCAGCGAGCGTTTGCATATGCACAATCAACCGGGAATGCCACAGCGAGTTGCGCAAGAGATCCTGGTAGCCCTGCGGGAAATTCGTCTGGCCAGGGCCGGGGAAGGCCTTTATTTAGAGGCAGTATCGAACCCGGACAGTGATCGATTGATGCTGCATATGCTCGGCAACCTTGCCAATTGGCCGCAGCAAATGCGTATCGAGATTCGCCGGGGGACGACGGAGTCAGACGTTCTGAGCGCTATAGGCGATGCCCGTTCGCCGTTTCGTCACGTACTGATTCGCCAGAATGATGGTTATGCCATTCACCGTGGCGATGGCTCTTCACCTCAGGGATCGAAAGATCTGTGTTCGGTACTCTTTTTGCTGTTGCTGCCCGAACAACGCCAGCTACTCGGTGTGACAAAAGACGGTGGTGCAGCGCTGCGACAATTGATCCGTGCCCAGCCGCTGCCGACGCGCGCAGCCGTGAGCAAATTGCTCGGGCTCGCACCGCTACCCCACGTCGACCTTGGCACCGTGCAATTCGGGCAAAGGGGTCAGTTGCATGGGGGGGGAGACAGCCAACCGGCATCGACAAAGTCCGTCGTGGAGCGGGTACATGATCTTTATCCGCAGCTTTCGCACGAGGAGGCGGCAAAGTTCATCAACGAACGTTTGAAGAATGATCCGGCCGGTGTATTGATTCGTCTGGAAAAAGAGTTTGCGACGTTGTGCGATGAACTGGCGATATGGAATGCCGATGGGCCGCCACCTCATACCCTGGTATCGGAACCAGAGGGCGCTACCACACAGGCGGAGCGACGCCAGGCTCGCGAGCGATTCAGCGCAAAGCTGCGAGATATCTGGCAGCGCAAGTCGGTGTCAAAATGGGGGGAGGGAGACTATCATTTTTCTTACTATGTCGATTTTTCGGGTGAGTTACCAAGGCTTTCCACCAGATTTGAATATGTAACAGAGTTGATCCTGACCGTAGAAAAACCGGGCGCACGGATGGGTGCGTTTCTTGACAGCTTTCCCAATGTTCAATCATTAGGGATTTTTGGCATTGAAATCGAGGAATTTCCATCAGGAATATTTCAAATGCGCCAGTTAAGCGAGCTAACACTGGACGGGTGCTCGCTAACACTATCCGAGGTCACAGTTGAGGGATTGTCCAGAATCGAAACGCTTACCCGATTGAATCTGGCGAACAACCCTCTGACAGTTGCTCCGCAGGTAGGCTACATGGCAGGTTTAACCGGATTGATGCTGAGCAACGCAAATCTTTCCAACGTACCTTCAGGCATAGATGCGCCAAGGAAACTGGGTGTCGTGGCGTTGCATGATAATAATATTTCCGACGTGGGACATGAGTTGTTTGAGATACCGGATACTCAGGACCTATTCGTTGGTTTGGCGAATAACCCGCTGAGTGAAGCGTCAAGGCAACGGATTAGTCAGTATTTAGAAAACTCCAGTATGGATCGGAAGGTGGAAATCCAGGTGGAGGATGTAGTTTCAGAATCTGACTCCGATAGTGAATCTTCAGAAAGCGGTATTTCGACAGGGTCGGACAGTGACTGA
- a CDS encoding trimeric intracellular cation channel family protein, with the protein MMLLMLYLIAITAEAMTGALSAGRRGMDWFGVVLIACITALGGGSVRDVLLGHYPLTWVKHPEYLVLTSVAAMFTVFTARWMRHLRSLFLVLDAVGLVAFTLIGCMTALEMGHGMLVASVSGVITGVFGGILRDIFCNDIPLIFRRELYASVSFAAAWCYMLCLYLNVPGEQAILITLFGGFLLRLLAIRFHWEMPKFVYNDEH; encoded by the coding sequence ATCATGCTGCTGATGCTCTATCTGATCGCCATTACCGCCGAAGCCATGACTGGCGCGTTGTCTGCCGGCCGCCGCGGCATGGACTGGTTTGGCGTGGTGCTGATCGCCTGTATTACGGCGCTGGGCGGCGGTTCGGTGCGTGACGTGTTGCTGGGGCATTACCCGCTGACCTGGGTCAAACACCCGGAGTACCTGGTGCTGACGTCGGTCGCGGCGATGTTTACCGTATTCACTGCGCGCTGGATGCGTCACCTGCGTTCGCTGTTTCTGGTACTCGATGCGGTCGGTCTGGTGGCGTTCACCCTGATCGGTTGCATGACCGCGCTGGAAATGGGCCACGGCATGCTGGTGGCGTCGGTCAGCGGCGTGATCACCGGGGTATTCGGGGGCATCCTGCGTGACATCTTCTGCAATGACATTCCTCTTATCTTTCGACGTGAGCTTTATGCGAGCGTTTCCTTCGCCGCAGCGTGGTGCTACATGCTGTGTCTGTACTTGAATGTGCCAGGCGAGCAAGCGATTCTGATCACTCTGTTTGGCGGATTTCTGTTACGTCTTTTGGCCATTCGTTTTCATTGGGAAATGCCTAAGTTCGTTTATAACGACGAACACTGA
- the orn gene encoding oligoribonuclease, giving the protein MQNPQNLIWIDLEMTGLDPDNDVIIEMATIVTDSDLNTLAEGPVIAIHHSDEVLARMDEWNTRTHGNSGLTQRVRDSRISMAEAEAQTIAFLEQWVPKGKSPICGNSICQDRRFLYTHMKALESYFHYRNLDVSTLKELAARWAPDVRDSFKKGSTHLALDDIRESIAELQHYRKHFIKF; this is encoded by the coding sequence ATGCAAAACCCGCAGAACCTGATCTGGATCGACCTGGAAATGACCGGTCTGGACCCGGACAACGACGTGATCATCGAAATGGCCACCATCGTTACCGATAGCGACCTCAACACGTTGGCCGAAGGTCCGGTGATCGCCATTCACCACAGCGACGAAGTGCTCGCGCGCATGGATGAATGGAACACTCGCACCCATGGCAACTCCGGCCTGACCCAGCGTGTACGTGACAGCCGTATCAGCATGGCCGAAGCCGAAGCCCAGACCATCGCCTTTCTGGAACAGTGGGTGCCGAAGGGCAAGTCACCGATCTGCGGCAACAGCATCTGCCAGGATCGGCGCTTCCTTTATACCCACATGAAAGCGCTTGAAAGCTATTTCCATTACCGCAACCTCGATGTCTCGACGCTCAAGGAACTGGCCGCGCGCTGGGCACCTGACGTGCGCGACAGCTTCAAGAAGGGCAGCACGCACCTGGCGCTCGACGACATTCGCGAATCGATCGCCGAGTTGCAGCACTATCGCAAGCATTTCATCAAGTTCTGA
- the rsgA gene encoding small ribosomal subunit biogenesis GTPase RsgA, with protein MAKRQLNRRQNWRIEKIQGERAARAAKRESSAVEALEGGDLGPEQHGLVIAHFGVQVEVEATDGELAGQVFRCHLRANLPALVTGDKVVWRAGNQGIGVIVAQLPRSTELCRPDSRGQLKPVAANVDMIVIVFAPLPEPHANLIDRYLVAAEHAGIRPLLLLNKFDLIDEHNAPALNALLAVYRTLGYPVLEVSAHHGNGMEQLQQQLDGRISVFVGQSGVGKSSLVNSLLPDVETRVGPLSELSGQGTHTTTTARLFHFPGGGELIDSPGIREFGLGHVSRADVEAGFIEFDDLLGTCRFRDCKHDREPGCALLKALEDGRVQQQRMNSYRSIIASLPENNH; from the coding sequence ATGGCCAAACGCCAACTCAATCGTCGCCAAAACTGGCGCATCGAAAAGATTCAAGGCGAGCGCGCCGCACGCGCTGCCAAACGCGAGTCCTCGGCGGTCGAAGCCCTCGAGGGCGGCGACCTGGGCCCGGAACAGCACGGTCTGGTGATCGCCCACTTCGGCGTGCAGGTTGAGGTCGAGGCCACCGACGGCGAACTCGCCGGACAAGTGTTCCGCTGCCATTTGCGCGCCAACCTGCCGGCGCTGGTGACGGGCGACAAAGTCGTCTGGCGTGCCGGCAACCAGGGCATCGGTGTGATCGTCGCACAACTGCCGCGCAGTACCGAACTCTGCCGCCCGGACAGCCGGGGCCAGCTCAAGCCGGTCGCGGCCAACGTTGACATGATCGTCATCGTTTTTGCGCCGCTGCCCGAGCCCCACGCCAATCTGATCGATCGCTACCTGGTCGCTGCCGAACACGCCGGCATTCGTCCGTTGCTGCTGCTGAACAAATTCGATCTGATCGACGAACACAACGCCCCGGCCCTCAACGCGCTGCTGGCGGTGTATCGCACACTGGGTTATCCGGTGTTGGAAGTCTCGGCGCATCACGGCAATGGCATGGAACAGCTGCAACAGCAGCTCGACGGACGCATCAGCGTATTCGTCGGCCAGTCCGGCGTCGGCAAGTCGTCGCTGGTCAACAGCCTGCTGCCGGACGTTGAGACCCGCGTCGGACCGTTGTCCGAACTGTCCGGTCAGGGCACGCACACCACGACCACCGCACGCCTGTTTCACTTCCCCGGCGGCGGTGAGCTGATCGACTCCCCGGGCATCCGCGAATTCGGCCTGGGCCACGTCAGCCGCGCCGACGTCGAAGCCGGCTTCATCGAGTTTGACGACCTGCTCGGCACCTGCCGTTTCCGCGACTGCAAGCACGACCGCGAGCCGGGTTGCGCGCTGCTCAAGGCGCTGGAAGACGGCCGCGTGCAACAGCAGCGAATGAACAGCTACCGCTCGATCATCGCCAGCCTGCCCGAAAACAACCATTAA
- a CDS encoding TIR domain-containing protein, which produces MQTYHLFISHSWNYSDSHDNLVRLLNAHPTFTYKNFSVPPHNPIVGARTDKQLEEAIENKIRPCSAVLIMAGMYSTYSKWINKEIEIAKRMGKVIIAIKPFGAERISTVVRNAAHAECAWNTNSIVSAIRLHTAV; this is translated from the coding sequence ATGCAAACCTACCATTTGTTCATCAGCCATTCGTGGAACTACTCAGACAGCCACGACAATCTGGTCCGTCTGCTCAACGCCCATCCGACGTTCACCTACAAGAATTTTTCCGTGCCGCCGCACAACCCTATCGTCGGCGCGCGCACGGACAAGCAACTTGAAGAAGCCATCGAAAACAAGATTCGCCCCTGCTCGGCAGTGCTGATCATGGCCGGCATGTATTCGACCTACAGCAAATGGATCAACAAGGAAATCGAGATCGCCAAACGCATGGGCAAGGTGATCATCGCGATCAAGCCCTTTGGTGCCGAACGTATTTCCACGGTCGTGCGCAATGCGGCTCATGCCGAGTGCGCGTGGAACACCAACAGTATCGTCAGCGCGATCCGCCTGCACACGGCGGTGTAA
- a CDS encoding caspase family protein yields MRKGLFIGINDYSNISALSGCCNDAMAMASVLKTDANGDPNFKNIVLTSAEDYLSREKLEDQIRELFSGDCNVALLYFAGHGGFDADTDEGMLIPQDYRSAKDGVRISDVLNWASKATRIKNKVIILDCCQSGSAGEVRALRSESSTVCEGMTILTACKKEQPALEGAQHGVFTGLLLQALHGGAANILGKITPGSLYSFVDNALDAWEQRPVFKTNVSQFISLREVSPLIPKEILRKLPDWFAEAESVFALDRSYEPTEATFDPAHGEIFAQLQKCNRHSLIEPVDAEHMYYAALNATGCRLTALGAYYRELALKGHF; encoded by the coding sequence ATGCGCAAGGGACTGTTTATCGGCATCAACGATTACTCGAACATTTCTGCGCTGAGCGGCTGCTGCAACGACGCCATGGCCATGGCCTCGGTGCTGAAGACCGACGCCAATGGCGACCCCAACTTCAAGAACATCGTGCTGACGTCCGCTGAAGATTATCTGAGTCGAGAGAAACTGGAGGACCAGATTCGCGAGCTGTTTTCCGGCGACTGCAACGTCGCACTGCTGTATTTCGCCGGACACGGCGGCTTCGATGCCGACACCGATGAAGGCATGCTGATCCCACAGGACTACCGCAGCGCCAAGGACGGCGTCCGTATCAGCGACGTCCTCAATTGGGCCAGCAAAGCCACGCGCATCAAAAACAAAGTGATCATTCTCGACTGCTGCCAAAGCGGCTCGGCCGGCGAGGTGCGCGCCTTGCGCAGTGAAAGCAGCACGGTCTGCGAAGGCATGACGATTCTGACCGCCTGCAAGAAAGAGCAGCCGGCGCTGGAGGGCGCGCAGCACGGCGTGTTTACCGGCCTGCTTTTGCAGGCGTTGCACGGCGGCGCCGCGAACATCCTCGGCAAGATCACTCCCGGCAGCCTGTACTCCTTCGTCGATAACGCCCTCGACGCCTGGGAACAGCGCCCGGTGTTCAAGACCAACGTTTCGCAGTTCATTTCCCTGCGTGAAGTCTCGCCGCTGATCCCCAAGGAAATCCTGCGCAAACTGCCCGACTGGTTCGCCGAGGCCGAGTCAGTCTTCGCGCTGGACCGAAGCTATGAACCTACCGAAGCGACCTTCGACCCGGCGCACGGCGAAATTTTCGCTCAGTTGCAGAAATGCAACCGCCACAGCCTGATCGAACCGGTCGACGCCGAGCACATGTACTACGCCGCGCTCAACGCCACCGGCTGCCGTCTCACCGCCCTCGGCGCCTATTACCGCGAACTCGCTCTGAAAGGACACTTCTGA
- a CDS encoding toll/interleukin-1 receptor domain-containing protein, whose translation MPVFISYRHMDRAHAININTRLTQANIKTYLDVLDPESQTTDDITGVITRNITECTHLLAVVSEKTALSWWVPFEIGEATISNRRICTFKTGPAELPIYLDKWPKLSTASDLNFFIEAYREEVSNKRSMALDSISESVKGAYKRNAEMFHEQLKNRIRRGF comes from the coding sequence ATGCCCGTATTTATCAGCTACCGCCACATGGATCGCGCCCATGCGATCAACATCAATACGCGCCTGACCCAAGCCAACATCAAGACGTACCTCGACGTGCTGGATCCGGAATCGCAGACCACCGACGACATCACCGGGGTGATCACCCGCAACATCACCGAATGCACGCATTTGCTGGCAGTGGTTTCAGAGAAAACGGCGTTGTCGTGGTGGGTGCCGTTTGAAATTGGTGAGGCGACCATTAGCAACCGACGGATCTGTACGTTCAAAACCGGGCCGGCTGAACTGCCGATCTATCTGGACAAGTGGCCAAAGCTGAGCACGGCCAGCGATCTGAATTTCTTTATCGAGGCGTATCGCGAGGAGGTGTCGAACAAGCGGTCGATGGCCCTGGATTCAATCAGCGAGTCGGTGAAGGGAGCTTACAAGCGCAACGCGGAGATGTTTCATGAACAGCTGAAAAACCGGATTCGCCGCGGGTTCTAG
- the motB gene encoding flagellar motor protein MotB, translated as MENNQPIIVKRVKRIAGGHHGGAWKIAFADFATAMMAFFLVLWLLSTATPEQKIAIAGYFKDPVGFSESGTPYIIDLGGTPTLAPENTLNPEVKSQPQPDKVTVDTEQVEGMAEQVEKERLELLLQELQNKVDENPQLQKFKDQILFEITPNGLRIQIMDAENRPMFDSGSARLKPYFEDILLAMADTIKAVPNKISISGHTDAKPYIGTGDYGNWELSANRANAARRALVAGSYPDAQVARVVGYASSALFDRDNPFNPVNRRIDIVVLTKKAQAAIEGAQGADAAKPADQSQNGAAPAAPVDPNALPADKQPVPAHELRERLNLFDDAAPKPADPGAAAPAPKQ; from the coding sequence ATGGAAAATAATCAGCCGATCATAGTCAAGCGCGTCAAGCGCATTGCCGGCGGGCACCACGGCGGAGCCTGGAAAATCGCCTTCGCCGACTTTGCGACGGCGATGATGGCGTTCTTTCTGGTGTTGTGGCTGCTCTCCACCGCGACGCCGGAGCAGAAGATCGCCATCGCCGGTTACTTCAAGGACCCGGTCGGTTTCTCCGAAAGCGGCACGCCGTATATCATCGACCTGGGCGGTACGCCAACCCTGGCCCCGGAAAACACCCTCAACCCGGAAGTGAAGTCGCAGCCGCAACCGGACAAGGTCACGGTCGATACCGAACAGGTTGAAGGCATGGCCGAGCAGGTTGAGAAGGAGCGGCTGGAGTTGTTGCTGCAAGAACTGCAGAACAAGGTCGACGAGAACCCGCAGTTGCAGAAGTTCAAGGATCAGATCCTCTTCGAAATCACGCCGAACGGCTTGCGCATCCAGATCATGGATGCCGAAAACCGGCCGATGTTCGACTCCGGCTCCGCACGCCTGAAACCGTACTTCGAAGACATTCTGCTGGCCATGGCCGACACCATCAAAGCGGTGCCGAACAAGATCAGCATCAGCGGCCACACCGACGCCAAGCCGTACATTGGCACGGGCGATTACGGCAACTGGGAACTGTCGGCCAACCGCGCCAACGCCGCTCGGCGTGCCTTGGTCGCCGGCAGTTATCCCGATGCGCAGGTGGCGCGAGTGGTCGGTTACGCCTCGTCGGCATTGTTCGACCGGGACAACCCGTTCAACCCGGTCAACCGCCGTATCGACATCGTCGTGCTGACCAAGAAAGCCCAGGCGGCCATCGAAGGTGCGCAAGGTGCTGACGCGGCGAAGCCTGCCGATCAGAGTCAGAACGGCGCTGCTCCGGCAGCTCCGGTCGACCCGAACGCGCTGCCGGCGGACAAGCAGCCAGTGCCGGCTCACGAGTTGCGTGAACGCTTGAATCTGTTCGATGACGCCGCGCCTAAACCTGCTGACCCGGGCGCGGCGGCGCCAGCGCCGAAGCAGTGA
- the motA gene encoding flagellar motor stator protein MotA encodes MAKIIGIIVVFASVLGGYVLSHGKIAALIQPFEVLIIGGAALGAFLQANPGYMTMHVLKKSLSMFSSRFSHTFYLEVLGLIYEILNKSRREGMMAIEGDIEDAAASPIFAKYPAVLKDERMTAFVCDYLRIMSSGNMAPHELEGLFDMELYSLKEDLEHPSHAVNGIADGMPGFGIVAAVLGIVVTMASLGEGDQASIGLHVGAALVGTFFGILAAYGFFGPLAHSLAHDAKEELNVYEAIKASLVASASGMPPSLAVEFGRKVLYPAHRPSFAELEQAVRGR; translated from the coding sequence ATGGCTAAAATTATCGGCATCATCGTCGTATTCGCGAGCGTGCTCGGCGGATACGTGCTCTCCCACGGCAAGATTGCCGCCCTGATCCAGCCCTTCGAGGTGTTGATCATCGGCGGTGCGGCCCTTGGCGCGTTCCTCCAGGCCAACCCTGGTTATATGACGATGCACGTGCTCAAGAAATCCCTGAGCATGTTCAGCTCGCGCTTCAGCCACACCTTCTACCTGGAAGTGCTCGGCCTGATCTACGAGATCCTCAACAAGAGCCGCCGCGAAGGCATGATGGCTATCGAAGGCGACATCGAAGATGCCGCCGCGAGCCCGATCTTCGCCAAGTACCCGGCGGTGCTCAAGGATGAACGCATGACCGCGTTCGTCTGCGATTACCTGCGCATCATGTCCTCCGGCAACATGGCTCCGCACGAACTCGAAGGCCTGTTCGACATGGAGTTGTACAGCCTGAAGGAAGACCTCGAACACCCATCGCACGCGGTCAACGGTATCGCTGACGGCATGCCCGGTTTCGGTATCGTCGCGGCGGTACTCGGTATCGTGGTGACCATGGCATCGCTGGGCGAAGGTGACCAAGCGTCGATTGGTCTGCACGTCGGTGCGGCACTGGTCGGTACGTTCTTCGGTATTCTCGCGGCGTACGGTTTCTTCGGCCCGCTGGCGCACTCCCTGGCCCACGATGCCAAGGAAGAACTCAACGTCTACGAAGCCATCAAGGCCTCGCTGGTGGCTTCGGCGTCCGGCATGCCGCCGTCGCTGGCGGTCGAGTTCGGGCGCAAGGTTCTGTATCCGGCCCACCGTCCGAGCTTCGCCGAGCTGGAACAAGCGGTTCGCGGTCGTTAA
- a CDS encoding HDOD domain-containing protein: protein MANETNVPSAIPTTIAGWVKLLDSVPLPVPQEAHDKVCRAIRDNRSSLRDIADLMQDSPALALSIIREANRHTHGAMAAPAENLEVAINRLGLARTEELLARLPAAPHMQIPKALRQLQMISQHATQQANGFFASRLARLWQDIHWGSLLFLSPLWPLALTFPRLLEEWELRVIHKGEPAQAVEKQLFGVRLLSIAAALVEAWHLPIWVQQGYKLLLGEQRELVKVLRIARDSEHPLRQQNRLDEDPTLRRWLNQPANTVLLANGLALSAQQAWDCPHSARWQYLTSLYLQMPMDEVQQQLHQQAANSARHHAMPDLWHPAVALLWPWGTRRLPAGMLPAAAPNAEDLGQWRRQCAELLAEPSRFTNAMSLTVAARDALVASGMRRVMVLMADRTHSTLRVQQAAGLPKEAAALSFIVSQSKVLQRLLAQQAQVRITPENNAQFSALLPPSLRTLFRGEHLFLRSLVNNGRVILIVVADQDGGPFAEITVQAFGKTAQCIEKALHSFSSRGR, encoded by the coding sequence ATGGCTAATGAAACGAACGTCCCATCCGCAATTCCGACCACCATCGCCGGCTGGGTCAAGCTGCTCGACAGCGTCCCCCTGCCCGTGCCGCAAGAGGCACACGACAAAGTCTGCCGGGCGATCCGTGACAATCGCAGCTCGCTGCGCGACATCGCCGACCTGATGCAGGACAGCCCCGCGCTGGCCTTGAGCATCATCCGTGAGGCGAATCGTCACACCCACGGCGCCATGGCTGCGCCGGCGGAAAACCTTGAGGTCGCGATCAATCGCCTGGGCCTGGCCCGCACCGAAGAACTGCTGGCGCGCCTGCCCGCCGCACCGCACATGCAGATCCCCAAGGCCCTGCGCCAGCTGCAAATGATCAGCCAGCACGCGACGCAACAGGCCAACGGTTTTTTCGCCAGTCGCCTGGCGCGGCTGTGGCAGGACATCCATTGGGGCAGCCTGCTGTTTCTTTCGCCGTTGTGGCCGCTGGCGCTGACCTTTCCCCGGCTGCTCGAAGAATGGGAACTGCGGGTTATCCACAAGGGTGAACCGGCACAGGCCGTCGAGAAGCAACTGTTCGGCGTGCGCCTGCTGAGCATCGCGGCGGCGCTGGTGGAAGCTTGGCACCTGCCGATCTGGGTTCAGCAAGGCTACAAATTGCTGCTTGGTGAGCAGCGCGAGCTGGTCAAAGTGCTGCGCATTGCCCGCGACAGCGAGCATCCGCTGCGCCAGCAAAATCGCCTCGACGAAGACCCGACCCTGCGTCGCTGGCTCAATCAGCCGGCCAATACCGTGCTGCTGGCAAACGGCCTGGCACTGTCGGCGCAACAGGCCTGGGACTGTCCGCACAGCGCGCGCTGGCAATACCTGACCAGCCTTTATTTGCAGATGCCGATGGACGAGGTGCAGCAACAACTGCACCAGCAGGCCGCGAACAGTGCCCGTCATCACGCCATGCCCGATCTCTGGCATCCAGCGGTAGCGCTGCTGTGGCCGTGGGGCACCCGGCGCTTGCCCGCCGGAATGTTACCGGCGGCAGCGCCGAACGCCGAAGACTTGGGCCAGTGGCGTCGGCAATGCGCCGAACTGCTGGCCGAACCCAGCCGTTTCACCAACGCCATGAGCCTGACCGTCGCCGCACGTGACGCACTGGTGGCCAGCGGCATGCGCCGGGTGATGGTGCTGATGGCTGATCGCACCCATTCGACGCTGCGCGTGCAGCAGGCCGCCGGCCTGCCAAAAGAAGCCGCGGCGCTGAGTTTTATCGTCAGCCAAAGCAAGGTCCTGCAACGCCTGCTCGCCCAGCAGGCGCAAGTGCGGATCACCCCTGAGAACAACGCGCAGTTTTCCGCGCTGCTGCCGCCGAGCCTGCGCACGCTGTTTCGTGGCGAGCATCTGTTTCTGCGTTCGCTGGTCAACAACGGTCGGGTGATCCTGATCGTTGTCGCCGATCAGGATGGCGGGCCGTTCGCCGAGATCACCGTGCAAGCCTTCGGCAAAACCGCGCAGTGCATCGAAAAAGCCCTGCACAGCTTTAGCAGCCGTGGCCGATGA